The Halobellus sp. MBLA0158 genome has a window encoding:
- a CDS encoding universal stress protein: MYDRILVPTDGSVATAGAVDHAIELATQYDATLYALYVVDTGAYASLEMGSEIVAEALGEEGQEAVDAVAERAAEAGVDAETAVANGIAHREIIDHASDHGVDLIVMGTHGRTGVGRFLLGSVAEKVVRSSDVPVMTVRAPEDAETETEAEPDAETDGGTPAPDRTAR; this comes from the coding sequence ATGTACGACCGAATCCTCGTGCCGACCGACGGGAGCGTCGCCACCGCGGGCGCCGTCGACCACGCCATCGAACTCGCGACGCAGTACGACGCGACCCTGTACGCCCTGTACGTCGTCGATACGGGCGCGTACGCCTCGCTCGAGATGGGATCGGAGATCGTCGCGGAGGCGCTCGGCGAGGAGGGTCAGGAGGCGGTCGACGCCGTCGCCGAAAGGGCCGCCGAGGCCGGCGTGGACGCCGAGACCGCGGTCGCGAACGGGATCGCCCACCGCGAGATCATCGACCACGCGTCGGACCACGGGGTCGACCTGATCGTGATGGGGACCCACGGCCGGACCGGCGTCGGGCGGTTCCTCCTCGGCAGCGTCGCCGAGAAGGTCGTCCGCTCGTCGGACGTGCCGGTGATGACCGTGCGGGCTCCGGAGGACGCCGAAACCGAAACGGAAGCCGAACCGGACGCGGAGACCGACGGCGGGACGCCCGCGCCCGACCGCACCGCCCGCTGA
- a CDS encoding lamin tail domain-containing protein — translation MRSATALVFVVVLAAGCLGTAPAPDSTATDAGASSVSGDAVHVTVVEVVDGDTVDVAYPNGTRDTVRLLGVDTPETHGENTPGEFEGVPETADGRECLARAGERASAYARDRLAGETVALRFDERADRRGYYGRLLAYVVVDGESFNHALLREGHARVYDSTFTERERYEATEADARAAHRGLWACADPDALATTTAPATATATPLADGGSGPLEVVEVHADAAGNDHENLDDEYVTFRNAGEAALDLSGWTVADAAGHTYTVPDGTVLDPGAELTLRTGSGTDTETTLYWGADGAVWNNGGDEVVVRDDDGSVVLRYAY, via the coding sequence ATGCGTTCCGCGACGGCGCTCGTTTTCGTAGTTGTCCTCGCCGCCGGCTGCCTCGGAACCGCGCCCGCGCCCGACTCCACGGCCACCGACGCCGGCGCCTCGTCGGTGTCGGGCGACGCCGTCCACGTCACCGTCGTGGAGGTCGTCGACGGCGACACCGTCGACGTGGCGTACCCGAACGGGACCCGCGACACCGTCCGGCTGTTGGGCGTCGACACGCCAGAGACCCACGGCGAGAACACGCCCGGCGAGTTCGAGGGCGTCCCGGAGACGGCCGACGGCCGCGAGTGCCTCGCCCGAGCGGGCGAACGCGCCTCCGCGTACGCGAGAGACCGGCTGGCGGGCGAGACCGTCGCGCTGCGCTTCGACGAGCGCGCCGACCGCCGGGGGTACTACGGGCGGCTCCTGGCGTACGTCGTCGTCGACGGCGAGTCGTTCAACCACGCGCTCCTCCGCGAGGGTCACGCCCGCGTGTACGACAGCACCTTTACCGAACGTGAACGCTACGAGGCGACCGAGGCCGACGCGCGAGCGGCCCATCGCGGCCTGTGGGCCTGCGCGGATCCCGACGCGCTCGCGACGACGACCGCCCCGGCGACCGCCACCGCGACCCCGCTGGCCGACGGCGGGAGCGGCCCGCTGGAGGTCGTCGAGGTCCACGCCGACGCCGCGGGCAACGACCACGAGAACCTCGACGACGAGTATGTCACGTTCCGCAACGCGGGCGAGGCCGCGCTGGACCTCTCTGGCTGGACCGTCGCCGACGCCGCGGGACACACCTACACCGTTCCCGACGGCACGGTTCTCGATCCCGGCGCGGAACTGACGCTGCGGACCGGAAGCGGCACCGACACGGAGACGACGCTCTACTGGGGCGCCGACGGCGCGGTCTGGAACAACGGCGGCGACGAGGTCGTCGTCCGCGACGACGACGGATCGGTGGTGCTCCGATACGCGTACTGA
- a CDS encoding METTL5 family protein: protein MATKSALETQLAVVAGFEDPRADLEQYPTPPELAAHVVHIADLNGDVEDRPVIDLGTGTGMLALGAALRGPSRVVGVDIDRAALETAVENRLRVGTTTPIDWVHADATRAPLRPGGPTTVLMNPPFGAQNGNEHADRAFLETAADLAEVSYSVHNAGSESFVEAFAADRGGTVTHAFRATLDVDRQFDFHDSESKAIETEVYRIEWADEGR from the coding sequence ATGGCGACGAAGTCCGCCCTGGAGACCCAACTGGCCGTCGTCGCCGGCTTCGAGGACCCCCGCGCGGACTTAGAGCAGTACCCGACGCCGCCGGAGCTCGCCGCCCACGTGGTCCACATCGCGGACCTGAACGGCGACGTCGAGGACCGGCCGGTGATCGACCTCGGCACCGGGACGGGGATGCTGGCGCTCGGGGCCGCCCTCCGCGGGCCGTCCCGCGTCGTCGGCGTCGACATCGACCGCGCGGCCCTGGAGACGGCCGTCGAGAACCGTCTCCGGGTCGGGACGACCACCCCCATCGACTGGGTCCACGCCGACGCGACCCGCGCGCCGCTCCGTCCCGGGGGGCCGACCACGGTGCTGATGAACCCCCCGTTCGGCGCGCAGAACGGCAACGAGCACGCGGACCGGGCGTTCCTGGAGACCGCGGCGGACCTGGCCGAGGTGTCGTACTCGGTCCACAACGCCGGCTCGGAGTCGTTCGTCGAAGCCTTCGCCGCCGACCGGGGCGGGACGGTGACCCACGCGTTCCGGGCGACCCTCGACGTCGACCGGCAGTTCGACTTCCACGACTCGGAATCGAAGGCGATCGAGACCGAGGTCTACCGGATCGAGTGGGCGGACGAGGGCCGATAA
- a CDS encoding rhomboid family intramembrane serine protease, whose protein sequence is MDVPPVDLLFRVAVVVAIALSLFGLLRLERGSDLGAPLRKRFVLGLPWGTLVSATAVLGVYLFAQSGFQYWYSPVTIPFRAWSYFYPLGLLTAAFSHNGPAHLIGNLVGTLTLAPLAEYAWGHFPRERGSQSFSSLRTNPFVRAFLVFPLAVLVVGLLTSVFAIGPIIGFSGVVFAFAGAALVAYPIGTVVALAAGGALRLLYNALRTPVLTASGRPAYVSPWWADIAIQGHALGLLLGVLVGLAVVRTRPASERPSARRLWLGTVLFAIEQSMWAVYWYRGGETYVLYRAVGVALVALLALVVASAVVARDDPLFAWDLGVDSGTVERWHVALGVLLLVTAALAGPSVPANLFTAGEGELPGEEISVQDYEVTYAEDVRNGLVSAVDVEAFGETTAVNTSGVIVRSERRGIWTTAVPKGRLAFTGQTAVRVGGVGWRETVYAQRDGWNVLGNGTAYRVALGDRESGRIVYTSDPVRAGPTLAGRNVTVVPETDQYYILVSGGNNTLSAGMPAENESVTVNGLTFRRNRSDVYVSYGQTRLRLLAKETYE, encoded by the coding sequence ATGGACGTCCCACCCGTCGATCTCCTCTTTCGCGTCGCGGTGGTGGTCGCGATCGCGCTCTCCCTCTTCGGCCTCCTCCGACTGGAACGCGGCAGCGACCTGGGCGCGCCGCTCCGTAAGCGGTTCGTCCTCGGCCTCCCGTGGGGCACGCTCGTCTCGGCGACGGCGGTCCTCGGGGTGTATCTCTTCGCACAGAGCGGCTTTCAGTACTGGTACTCGCCGGTCACGATCCCGTTCCGCGCGTGGTCGTATTTCTACCCGCTGGGGCTCCTGACCGCGGCCTTCTCCCACAACGGCCCGGCGCACCTGATCGGCAACCTCGTCGGGACGCTGACGCTCGCACCGCTGGCTGAGTACGCGTGGGGGCACTTCCCGCGGGAACGCGGCTCGCAGTCGTTTTCGTCTCTCCGGACGAACCCCTTCGTCCGCGCCTTCCTCGTCTTTCCGCTCGCGGTGCTCGTCGTCGGCCTCCTGACGTCGGTGTTCGCGATCGGCCCGATCATCGGCTTCTCGGGCGTCGTCTTCGCGTTCGCGGGCGCCGCGCTCGTCGCCTATCCGATCGGGACCGTGGTGGCGCTGGCGGCCGGCGGGGCGCTCCGACTGCTGTACAACGCGCTCCGGACGCCCGTGCTGACGGCGAGCGGCCGGCCGGCGTACGTCTCGCCGTGGTGGGCCGACATCGCCATCCAGGGCCACGCGCTCGGCCTGCTCCTCGGCGTGTTGGTCGGTCTCGCGGTGGTCCGGACGCGCCCGGCAAGCGAGCGGCCGAGCGCCCGGCGGCTCTGGCTCGGGACCGTGCTCTTCGCGATCGAGCAGTCGATGTGGGCCGTCTACTGGTACCGCGGCGGCGAGACGTACGTCCTCTACCGCGCGGTCGGCGTCGCGCTCGTCGCCCTGCTCGCGCTCGTCGTCGCCTCGGCCGTCGTCGCCCGCGACGACCCGCTCTTCGCGTGGGACCTCGGCGTCGACAGCGGGACGGTCGAGCGCTGGCACGTCGCCCTCGGCGTGCTCCTGCTCGTGACGGCCGCGCTGGCGGGCCCCTCGGTGCCGGCGAACCTCTTCACCGCCGGCGAGGGCGAGCTGCCGGGCGAGGAGATCTCGGTCCAGGACTACGAGGTGACCTACGCCGAAGACGTCCGGAACGGCCTCGTCTCGGCCGTCGACGTCGAGGCGTTCGGCGAGACCACCGCGGTCAACACCTCGGGGGTGATCGTCCGCAGCGAGCGCCGCGGCATCTGGACGACGGCGGTGCCGAAGGGGCGGTTGGCCTTCACCGGACAGACGGCGGTCCGGGTCGGCGGCGTCGGCTGGCGCGAGACGGTGTACGCCCAGCGCGACGGCTGGAACGTCCTCGGCAACGGCACCGCCTACCGGGTCGCGCTCGGCGACCGGGAGTCGGGCCGCATCGTCTACACGTCCGATCCCGTCCGCGCGGGCCCCACGCTCGCGGGGCGGAACGTCACCGTGGTCCCCGAGACGGACCAGTACTACATCCTGGTCAGCGGCGGGAACAACACGCTGAGCGCCGGGATGCCGGCCGAGAACGAGTCGGTGACGGTCAACGGACTGACGTTCCGCCGGAACCGCTCGGACGTCTACGTCTCCTACGGGCAGACGCGTCTCCGACTGCTCGCGAAGGAGACCTACGAGTAA
- a CDS encoding flippase activity-associated protein Agl23, with amino-acid sequence MSPEADAGNAAGSDGTPAPSGARLSVAGVGFRRDRVLAAVLAIAAVGLCFRLVALGARPFHWDEARVGYWTLRYLDTGAFQYRPVAGGPLLYHLGRASFALLGASEFTARLPVAVVGAGLPLAALLFRDRLNDAETVALALVLAFQPLVLYYGRFLRGDVLLAVFGLVAVGFAIRAWDRGSRRDAYAAALAIPLAASASGFVAGYLLCGLGAWLLVVDQRSVAADGGRSARATLAAVRGRLTGTVTSAARAALLSVGTAVFLFAPRAGPGVERGLYAPADFPYAIYEGTVGALWRFVGVRLVNRAPDGTHAFLPFVRDAAALLVAVALPVLVAGVAVTFLARYASPSRRRPLIEGAGYWGLLALFVFPTLAEVSAPWTLVHVVVPLSLPASVGFVALARRGIDAVPRSLGGAAAVDVGTAVAVALAFLAVGAQVGAVTAGGVYGPADRSNRLAQFAQPSDDLEPIEAAARAAADENRSTAEVVYVGESFHLLDDAMLRPPVGDAWGARLPLPWYVAVAGADATSAPSVSAFAERYGNGSAPPIVVADPAARAALADRLGDGYEATVYRLGLWNREVVVFTRRAAVRDRRLRGAGTTEPILPRPSGG; translated from the coding sequence ATGTCGCCCGAGGCCGACGCCGGGAACGCGGCCGGAAGCGACGGGACGCCGGCGCCGTCGGGCGCTCGCCTCTCCGTCGCCGGCGTCGGATTCCGTCGGGACCGCGTGCTCGCGGCCGTGCTGGCGATCGCGGCCGTCGGGCTGTGTTTCAGACTCGTCGCGCTCGGGGCCCGGCCGTTCCACTGGGACGAGGCCCGCGTCGGCTACTGGACGCTCCGCTACCTCGATACGGGCGCGTTCCAGTACCGCCCCGTCGCCGGCGGGCCGCTGCTCTATCACCTCGGCCGAGCGTCGTTCGCCCTCCTCGGCGCCTCGGAGTTCACCGCGCGCCTCCCGGTCGCGGTCGTCGGCGCGGGCCTGCCGCTCGCTGCGCTGCTCTTCCGGGACCGCCTCAACGACGCCGAGACGGTCGCGCTCGCGCTCGTGCTGGCGTTCCAGCCGCTGGTGCTCTACTACGGTCGGTTCCTCCGCGGCGATGTCCTCCTCGCGGTCTTCGGCCTCGTCGCGGTCGGATTCGCGATCCGAGCGTGGGACCGCGGGAGCCGCCGGGACGCCTACGCCGCCGCCCTCGCGATCCCGCTCGCCGCGTCGGCGTCGGGGTTCGTCGCGGGCTATCTGCTCTGCGGACTGGGCGCGTGGCTCCTCGTCGTCGACCAGCGGAGCGTCGCCGCCGACGGCGGACGGAGCGCCCGCGCGACCCTGGCCGCGGTCCGAGGCCGACTCACCGGAACCGTGACGTCGGCCGCCCGCGCCGCCCTGCTCTCGGTCGGGACCGCCGTCTTCCTCTTCGCGCCCCGGGCGGGTCCCGGCGTCGAGCGGGGGCTCTACGCTCCCGCCGATTTCCCGTACGCGATCTACGAGGGCACCGTCGGCGCGCTCTGGCGGTTCGTCGGCGTCCGCCTCGTGAACCGCGCGCCCGACGGCACCCACGCCTTCCTCCCGTTCGTCCGCGACGCCGCCGCGCTCCTCGTCGCGGTCGCGCTCCCCGTGCTCGTCGCCGGCGTCGCGGTCACCTTCCTCGCGCGCTACGCGTCGCCCTCGCGACGCCGCCCGCTGATCGAGGGCGCCGGCTACTGGGGGCTCCTGGCGCTCTTCGTCTTCCCGACGCTCGCGGAGGTGTCGGCGCCGTGGACGCTCGTCCACGTCGTCGTCCCGTTGTCGCTCCCCGCGAGCGTCGGCTTCGTCGCGCTCGCCCGGCGCGGGATCGACGCCGTCCCCCGATCGCTCGGCGGCGCCGCGGCCGTCGACGTCGGCACCGCGGTCGCCGTCGCGCTCGCCTTCCTCGCGGTCGGCGCGCAGGTCGGCGCCGTCACCGCCGGCGGCGTGTACGGCCCCGCGGACCGCTCGAACCGCCTCGCGCAGTTCGCCCAGCCCAGCGACGACCTCGAACCGATCGAGGCCGCCGCGCGGGCCGCCGCCGACGAAAACCGGTCGACGGCCGAGGTCGTCTACGTCGGCGAGTCGTTCCACCTGCTCGACGACGCGATGCTGCGCCCGCCGGTCGGCGACGCCTGGGGCGCGCGGCTGCCCTTGCCGTGGTACGTCGCGGTCGCGGGCGCGGACGCGACGAGCGCCCCGAGCGTCTCGGCCTTCGCCGAGCGGTACGGCAACGGGAGCGCGCCGCCGATCGTCGTCGCCGATCCGGCAGCGCGGGCGGCGCTCGCGGACCGCCTCGGCGACGGGTACGAGGCGACGGTCTATCGGCTCGGCCTCTGGAACCGCGAGGTCGTCGTCTTCACGCGGCGTGCGGCGGTTCGGGACCGTCGTCTTCGCGGCGCAGGAACGACCGAACCTATTTTGCCCCGACCGAGCGGAGGGTGA
- a CDS encoding UPF0058 family protein produces the protein MHKDELLELHEQMVIIKDNFAGREDVDEEIFAEYEELEVDPSHVHKSKSEHKHAVFVLGNALATAMSDDEFSNAGRVGKRMKELAKDAESKI, from the coding sequence ATGCACAAAGACGAGCTCTTGGAACTACACGAACAGATGGTCATCATCAAGGACAACTTCGCCGGTCGCGAGGACGTCGACGAGGAGATCTTCGCCGAGTACGAGGAACTCGAGGTCGACCCCTCGCACGTCCACAAGTCCAAGAGCGAGCACAAACACGCCGTCTTCGTGTTGGGTAACGCCCTGGCGACGGCGATGAGCGACGACGAGTTCTCGAACGCGGGCCGCGTCGGCAAGCGGATGAAGGAACTCGCCAAGGACGCCGAGAGCAAGATCTGA
- a CDS encoding transcription initiation factor IIB yields MERSRRQRQREQESEQTSDEQLVCPECESSNIVTDADQGELVCDDCGLVLDEQQIDRGPEWRAFNHSERQSKSRVGAPITETMHDRGLTTTIDWKDKDAYGRSLSSEKRSQMHRLRKWQERIRTKDAGERNLQFALSEIDRMASALGVPRSVREVASVIYRRALNEDLIRGRSIEGVATSALYAACRQEGIPRSLDEVAEVSRVPQKEIGRTYRYISQELGLELKPVDPKQFVPRFASALGLSEEVQSKATEIIDVSADQGLLSGKSPTGFAAAAIYAASLLCNEKKTQREVADVAQVTEVTIRNRYQEQIEAMGFR; encoded by the coding sequence ATGGAACGTTCGCGTCGCCAGCGCCAGCGTGAGCAGGAATCCGAGCAGACGAGCGACGAACAGCTCGTCTGTCCGGAGTGCGAGTCGTCGAACATCGTCACCGACGCCGACCAGGGGGAGTTGGTGTGTGACGACTGCGGGCTGGTCTTGGACGAGCAGCAGATCGACCGCGGGCCCGAGTGGCGGGCGTTCAACCACTCCGAGCGGCAGTCGAAGTCCCGCGTCGGCGCGCCGATCACCGAGACGATGCACGACCGCGGCCTGACGACGACGATCGACTGGAAGGACAAGGACGCCTACGGCCGCTCGCTCTCCTCCGAAAAGCGCTCGCAGATGCACCGCCTGCGGAAGTGGCAGGAACGCATTCGGACGAAGGACGCGGGCGAGCGAAACCTCCAGTTCGCGCTCTCCGAGATCGACCGGATGGCCTCGGCGCTCGGCGTCCCGCGATCGGTACGGGAGGTTGCCTCGGTGATCTACCGACGCGCGCTCAACGAGGACCTGATCCGCGGCCGCTCGATCGAGGGCGTCGCCACCTCCGCGCTGTATGCGGCCTGCCGCCAGGAGGGCATCCCCCGCTCGCTCGACGAGGTCGCGGAGGTCTCCCGGGTCCCCCAAAAGGAGATCGGCCGGACGTACCGCTACATCTCCCAGGAGCTCGGCCTCGAACTGAAGCCGGTCGACCCCAAGCAGTTCGTCCCGCGCTTCGCGTCGGCGCTCGGCCTGAGCGAGGAGGTCCAGTCGAAGGCGACGGAGATCATCGACGTCTCCGCCGACCAGGGTCTGCTGTCGGGGAAGTCGCCGACGGGCTTCGCCGCCGCGGCCATCTACGCGGCCTCACTGTTGTGCAACGAGAAGAAGACCCAGCGCGAAGTGGCGGACGTCGCCCAGGTCACCGAGGTCACCATCCGGAATCGGTACCAAGAACAGATCGAAGCGATGGGCTTCCGCTGA
- a CDS encoding PAS domain S-box protein, with protein MDREIRVLFVGGDGRGSTAASLATADDRFAVVTESRSGDALDRLAGDGPIDCVVSAQVLPETDGLAFLERVRDAHPDLPVVLLAADGSESLASDAIAAGVTDYVPRGDGAIDRLADRIPEAVARYRETRRASTRERLIDAADAGTFRAAPDGRILDADDELAGLSGADSAADLVGRSIGDLCPETVICDRLDDDETAFSEEAVPFRTLDGDERWAALTVCRTETPEGVRIEGLVRDVTARRERDRDLRLFREAIEASGHSVYFTDRDGTITYVNPAFEATTGYAASEAIGQTPRILKSEVHDRDFYERLWDTILSGDVWRNEIVNKTKSGRQYVVDQTIAPVEGDSGKIERFVAVNADITQQKAREEQLDRSRERLRALFEHSPDAVLVHTLDGSIVDVNRQAVESLGYGRQELLSMNVTEIEAHHDPETLRKTWERVAAGERVEATARHRRADGSTFPTEVWLTKIELDEEPRIVAFSRDVTERHEYEEELQRQIDRLEQFATVVSHDLRNPLNVATGRLDLLREEVESDHLDVAVDALDRMEELIEDLLVLAREGGQATDADAIDLAGLAGDCWRTVSTAEATLDIRTDERIRADRPRLQQLLENLIRNAIEHGGSDITLTVGDLPGGFYVEDDGPGIPPDEREHVFETGYSTAEEGTGLGLNIVRQVAEAHGWDVTITESGAGGARFEITGVETFEKTAESDPV; from the coding sequence ATGGACCGTGAGATCCGGGTGTTGTTCGTCGGGGGCGACGGCCGCGGGTCGACTGCGGCATCGCTCGCGACGGCCGACGACCGATTCGCGGTCGTCACCGAGTCCCGCTCCGGGGACGCGCTCGACCGACTCGCCGGCGACGGCCCGATCGACTGCGTCGTCTCGGCCCAGGTCCTCCCCGAGACCGACGGGCTGGCGTTCCTGGAGCGCGTCCGCGACGCCCACCCGGACCTGCCCGTCGTCCTCCTCGCGGCCGACGGCAGCGAGTCGCTCGCCAGCGACGCGATCGCCGCCGGCGTCACCGACTACGTGCCGCGCGGGGACGGGGCGATCGACCGGCTCGCCGACCGCATCCCGGAGGCCGTCGCGCGGTACCGCGAGACGCGCCGGGCGTCGACCCGCGAACGGCTGATCGACGCGGCCGACGCCGGCACGTTCCGAGCCGCCCCCGACGGGCGGATCCTCGACGCCGACGACGAGCTCGCCGGGCTCTCGGGCGCGGACTCCGCGGCCGATCTCGTCGGCCGCTCGATCGGCGACCTCTGCCCGGAGACGGTCATCTGCGACCGCCTGGACGACGACGAGACCGCGTTCTCCGAGGAGGCGGTCCCGTTCCGGACGCTCGACGGCGACGAGCGGTGGGCGGCGCTCACCGTCTGCCGGACCGAGACCCCCGAGGGCGTCCGCATCGAGGGGCTCGTCCGCGACGTGACCGCCCGCAGGGAACGCGACCGCGACCTCCGGCTCTTCCGGGAGGCGATCGAGGCCTCCGGTCACTCGGTGTACTTCACCGACCGCGACGGCACGATCACCTACGTGAACCCGGCGTTCGAGGCGACTACCGGCTACGCGGCGTCGGAGGCGATCGGCCAGACGCCGCGGATCCTCAAATCGGAGGTCCACGACCGGGACTTCTACGAGCGGCTGTGGGATACGATCCTCTCGGGCGACGTCTGGCGGAACGAGATCGTGAACAAGACCAAGTCCGGCCGGCAGTACGTCGTCGATCAGACGATCGCGCCCGTCGAGGGGGACTCGGGGAAGATCGAACGCTTCGTCGCCGTCAACGCCGACATCACCCAACAGAAGGCCCGCGAGGAACAGCTCGACCGGAGCCGGGAGCGCCTCCGGGCGCTCTTCGAGCACTCGCCGGACGCGGTCCTCGTCCACACCCTCGACGGGTCCATCGTCGACGTCAACCGACAGGCCGTCGAGAGCCTCGGCTACGGCCGCCAGGAACTGCTCTCGATGAACGTCACCGAGATCGAGGCCCACCACGACCCCGAGACGCTCCGGAAGACCTGGGAGCGCGTCGCGGCCGGCGAGCGCGTGGAGGCGACCGCGCGGCACCGCCGGGCCGACGGGTCGACGTTCCCCACGGAGGTGTGGCTCACCAAGATCGAACTCGACGAGGAGCCCCGCATCGTCGCGTTCAGCCGCGACGTCACGGAGCGCCACGAGTACGAGGAGGAGCTCCAGCGGCAGATCGACCGCCTCGAACAGTTCGCCACGGTCGTCAGCCACGACCTCCGAAACCCGCTCAACGTCGCCACCGGGCGCTTGGACCTCCTCCGCGAGGAGGTCGAAAGCGACCACCTCGACGTCGCGGTCGACGCGCTGGATCGGATGGAAGAGCTGATCGAGGACCTGCTGGTCCTGGCCCGCGAGGGCGGACAGGCGACAGATGCCGACGCGATCGACCTCGCCGGCCTGGCGGGCGACTGCTGGCGGACCGTCTCGACGGCCGAGGCGACGCTCGATATCCGGACCGACGAGCGGATACGGGCGGACCGCCCCCGGCTCCAGCAGCTGCTGGAGAACCTGATCCGAAACGCCATCGAACACGGCGGCAGCGACATCACGCTGACGGTCGGCGACCTCCCCGGGGGCTTCTACGTCGAAGACGACGGTCCCGGGATCCCGCCCGACGAGCGCGAGCACGTCTTCGAGACGGGCTACTCGACCGCCGAGGAGGGCACCGGACTCGGCCTGAACATCGTCCGACAGGTCGCCGAGGCCCACGGCTGGGACGTCACGATCACAGAGAGCGGCGCGGGCGGCGCCCGCTTCGAGATCACGGGCGTCGAGACGTTCGAGAAGACGGCCGAATCGGACCCGGTGTAG